One region of Bacillus zhangzhouensis genomic DNA includes:
- a CDS encoding cell division protein SepF, whose protein sequence is MSIKNKFKSFFTLDDEEYEYEYIDEEREPVQEEKGTKDKAPFQDRPQTGKQNVVSLQSVQKSSKVVLSEPRVYAEAQEIADHIKNRRAVVVNLQRIQHDQAKRIIDFLSGTVYAIGGDIQRIGSNIFLCTPDNVDVSGTISELLTEEEPQRW, encoded by the coding sequence ATGAGCATAAAAAATAAGTTTAAAAGCTTTTTCACTCTCGACGATGAAGAGTATGAGTACGAATATATTGATGAAGAAAGAGAACCTGTTCAAGAAGAAAAAGGAACGAAGGACAAAGCACCATTTCAAGATCGTCCGCAGACAGGAAAACAAAATGTCGTCAGCTTGCAAAGCGTGCAGAAATCCTCTAAAGTGGTGTTAAGTGAGCCGCGTGTTTATGCAGAAGCGCAGGAGATTGCAGACCATATAAAAAACAGACGTGCAGTTGTCGTGAATTTGCAGCGCATTCAGCATGATCAAGCAAAGCGAATCATTGACTTCTTAAGCGGAACCGTTTATGCAATCGGTGGAGACATTCAGCGTATTGGCTCGAATATATTCCTCTGCACACCTGATAATGTAGATGTATCTGGTACAATATCAGAGCTATTGACAGAGGAAGAACCTCAGAGGTGGTAA
- a CDS encoding RNA-binding protein, whose amino-acid sequence MSDIYQHFRKDEQPFVDQVLGWKKIALDQYRVKLTDFLDPREQFITQSVIQHAEELGIMFFGGYEGAERKRALIYPDYLEPSIQDVELSYFQVNYAKKFISIEHPKLLGSLIGTGLKRQKFGDLLFSEEDVQFICTSDVADFVRAHLTHVGRAPVSLEEIMQAEIKPVMTKTDIKEDTISSLRLDAVCAAVSRQSRQKAQLLVKNGLVKVNWKVTEDPSFTIGEGDQLSVRGFGRFSLKTIDGKTKKDKFKVTFELLT is encoded by the coding sequence ATGAGCGATATTTATCAGCATTTTAGAAAAGACGAACAACCATTTGTCGACCAAGTGTTAGGCTGGAAAAAAATCGCACTCGACCAATATCGAGTGAAATTAACAGACTTCCTTGACCCGCGTGAGCAGTTTATAACCCAATCAGTCATCCAGCATGCTGAAGAACTTGGGATCATGTTTTTTGGCGGGTATGAGGGAGCAGAGCGCAAAAGAGCCCTCATTTATCCTGATTATTTAGAACCTTCTATTCAAGATGTTGAGCTGTCATATTTTCAGGTGAACTATGCGAAAAAATTTATTTCCATCGAACACCCGAAGCTTCTCGGCTCATTGATTGGGACAGGCTTGAAGCGTCAAAAATTCGGAGATCTATTGTTTTCAGAGGAAGATGTGCAGTTTATTTGTACAAGTGATGTCGCCGATTTTGTGCGGGCGCATCTGACACATGTCGGCAGAGCACCCGTTTCATTAGAGGAAATCATGCAGGCAGAAATAAAGCCAGTGATGACGAAGACTGATATCAAAGAAGATACCATTTCTTCACTTCGGCTGGATGCTGTATGTGCTGCTGTCAGCCGTCAGTCTCGGCAAAAAGCACAGCTTTTAGTCAAAAATGGGCTTGTCAAAGTCAATTGGAAAGTCACTGAGGACCCTTCCTTTACAATCGGTGAAGGCGATCAGCTCTCTGTTCGGGGATTTGGCCGCTTTAGTCTCAAAACGATTGATGGGAAGACCAAAAAAGATAAATTCAAAGTAACATTTGAGCTTCTGACATAA
- a CDS encoding ABC transporter ATP-binding protein, which yields MSLELKNVSLKRNGKWLLQSIDWQVNKQEHWVLYGLNGAGKTALLNMLCSYYFPTSGEMTVLGHVFGKEALGEKLRRKIGLISAGLEKKLHRDDNAFEIVLSGAFASIGLYETPTDEMREKAIDLLKAFGSFKYANRTYETLSQGEKQKVLIARALMNDPQLLILDEPVTGLDFLAREQVLETISFIASKPDAPTLLYTTHHAEEILPVFQHILLLKDGLVFDLGETKEMMTSGLLSSFFECPVDVMWRNGRPHLSKL from the coding sequence GTGTCACTCGAATTGAAGAATGTTTCATTAAAACGAAATGGGAAATGGCTGCTGCAGTCTATTGACTGGCAGGTGAACAAGCAGGAACACTGGGTGCTTTATGGTTTAAATGGTGCGGGGAAAACCGCTTTATTAAATATGCTCTGTTCCTATTATTTCCCCACGTCAGGCGAGATGACAGTGCTGGGACATGTCTTTGGCAAGGAGGCTCTTGGTGAAAAGCTCAGGAGGAAAATTGGTCTCATCTCAGCGGGACTTGAAAAAAAATTGCACAGAGATGACAATGCATTTGAAATTGTGCTGAGTGGCGCATTTGCTTCTATCGGGCTTTATGAAACCCCGACAGATGAAATGAGAGAGAAAGCCATTGATCTATTAAAAGCATTTGGTTCATTCAAATATGCCAACAGAACATATGAAACACTTTCACAGGGAGAAAAGCAAAAAGTCCTGATTGCGAGAGCTTTAATGAATGATCCGCAGCTCTTGATTTTAGATGAACCTGTGACGGGGCTTGATTTTTTAGCAAGAGAGCAAGTACTCGAGACCATTTCATTTATTGCATCAAAGCCTGATGCGCCCACTTTGCTCTATACGACCCATCATGCAGAGGAGATTCTGCCTGTTTTTCAGCATATCTTATTATTAAAAGATGGATTGGTTTTTGATTTAGGAGAAACAAAAGAAATGATGACAAGTGGCTTGCTTTCTTCTTTTTTTGAATGTCCAGTAGATGTCATGTGGAGAAATGGCCGTCCGCATTTAAGCAAATTGTAG
- the lspA gene encoding signal peptidase II: protein MFYYIIVFVIICLDQLTKWLIVKNMMLGDSVPVIDGFFYITSHRNSGAAWGILQGQMWFFYVITLVVIAGIVYYLQKHGQKDKLLGVALALMLGGAIGNFIDRIFRQEVVDFAHFVFGDYHYPIFNIADSSLCVGVILLFIQMLLDGKKNKESTT from the coding sequence GTGTTCTATTACATAATCGTATTTGTTATCATTTGTTTAGACCAATTAACAAAATGGCTCATTGTCAAAAATATGATGCTAGGAGATTCTGTTCCAGTAATTGATGGATTCTTTTATATCACATCTCACCGAAATTCAGGGGCCGCATGGGGAATTCTCCAAGGGCAAATGTGGTTTTTTTATGTGATCACACTCGTTGTTATTGCGGGAATTGTTTATTACTTACAAAAACATGGACAAAAGGACAAGCTGCTGGGAGTAGCGCTGGCCTTAATGCTTGGCGGAGCGATCGGAAACTTTATCGACCGTATTTTTCGTCAGGAAGTGGTTGATTTTGCTCATTTCGTATTTGGGGATTATCACTACCCAATCTTTAATATTGCAGATTCTTCTCTCTGTGTAGGGGTTATTCTGCTCTTCATTCAAATGCTGTTAGATGGAAAGAAAAATAAGGAGTCAACTACATGA
- a CDS encoding RluA family pseudouridine synthase, whose product MNQVNIAVSEEQTSERLDKFLSTTEPEWSRTQIQQWLKDGLIKVNGKQVKANYKVQAGDQIKVEIPDPEALDVEAEPMDLDIYYEDADVLVVNKPRGMVVHPAPGHVSGTLVNGLMAHCTDLSGINGVMRPGIVHRIDKDTSGLLMVAKNDMAHESLVNQLVAKTVTRKYTAVVHGIIQHDTGTIDAPIGRDKKDRQSMTVTKENAKQAVTHFDVIERFKDFTVVECRLETGRTHQIRVHMKYIGYPLAGDPKYGPRKTVDFNGQLLHAGVLGFDHPRTGEYIEFTAPIPADMQAFIDSLRNND is encoded by the coding sequence ATGAATCAAGTAAATATTGCCGTTTCAGAAGAACAAACGAGTGAACGGCTAGATAAATTTCTAAGCACGACAGAACCAGAATGGTCAAGAACCCAAATCCAGCAATGGTTAAAAGATGGGCTGATCAAAGTAAACGGGAAACAAGTAAAGGCCAATTACAAAGTACAAGCTGGAGATCAAATCAAAGTGGAGATTCCAGATCCGGAAGCGCTAGATGTAGAAGCAGAACCAATGGATCTTGATATTTATTATGAGGATGCAGATGTGTTAGTCGTAAATAAACCACGAGGAATGGTCGTTCATCCAGCGCCAGGTCATGTGTCAGGAACACTTGTAAATGGTTTAATGGCACATTGTACGGATTTATCAGGGATTAACGGTGTGATGCGTCCTGGAATTGTCCACCGAATTGATAAAGATACGTCTGGGCTGTTAATGGTGGCGAAAAACGATATGGCACATGAGTCACTCGTCAATCAGCTGGTGGCTAAAACTGTCACAAGAAAGTATACGGCTGTTGTCCACGGTATTATCCAGCATGATACAGGCACAATTGATGCACCAATTGGCAGAGACAAAAAAGACCGCCAAAGCATGACGGTCACAAAAGAAAATGCAAAACAGGCCGTCACTCACTTTGATGTGATTGAACGCTTTAAAGACTTCACAGTTGTCGAATGCCGTCTTGAAACAGGCAGAACACACCAAATTCGTGTTCATATGAAATATATCGGCTACCCTCTTGCAGGAGATCCGAAATATGGACCGAGAAAAACAGTCGATTTTAATGGACAGCTGCTGCATGCAGGTGTTTTAGGATTTGATCATCCTAGAACAGGAGAATATATCGAGTTCACAGCACCAATTCCAGCTGATATGCAAGCCTTTATCGATTCATTAAGAAATAACGATTGA
- the ileS gene encoding isoleucine--tRNA ligase: MNYKDTLLMPKTEFPMRGNLPNKEPEIQEKWEEKDIYQMVLERTKGRPTFILHDGPPYANGDIHMGHALNKILKDFIVRFKSMNGYHAPYVPGWDTHGLPIETALTKNKKVKRKEMSTAEFRKLCEEYAWKQIEGQRNQFKRLGIRADWDNPYVTLKPEYEAQQILVFGEMAKRGYIYKGLKPVNWSPSSESALAEAEIEYKDKRSPSIYVSFKVKDGKGVLENGEQFIIWTTTPWTLPANLGICVHPNLEYSVLQVGAERYVVASELVEQVAKTLGFEEYEVVKMLKGKELDTIVAEHPIYGRDSLVMLGDHVTTDAGTGCVHTAPGHGEDDFIVSMKYGLDVLCPVDEKGVMTEEAPGFEGLFYEDANKAITEQLEAKGALKKLDFITHSYPHDWRTKKPTIYRATAQWFASIKDFREALLDNIKETKWVPAWGETRLFNMVRDRGDWCISRQRVWGVPIPVFYAENGEPIITDETIQHVSQLFREHGSNIWFEKEAKELLPEGFTHPGSPNGEFTKEQDIMDVWFDSGSSHQAVLEERDDLVRPADLYLEGSDQYRGWFNSSLSTAVAVTGKAPYKGVLSHGFTLDKEGRKMSKSLGNTIDPTKVAKQLGAEILRLWVSSVNYQADHPVSDDILKQVAEVYRKIRNTFRFLHGNLFDFDPAVNAVPVEELREVDQYIMIKLNKLIDKVKKAYDDYEFAVVYHAIHNFCTIELSSFYLDFAKDVVYIEHADHPDRRSMQTVFYETLMALVKLTAPILPHTADELWSHLSFVEEPSVQLTDMPEGALVPQAEATEAKFDRFMEVRDDVLKALEIARNEKVIGRSLEASVTLYATAEVKNLLASIKEDVKQLFIISELTVEDEQHADTSAPEYASGRIVVQKAEGELCERSRIISKDVGANPKYPTLSLKNAEIVEKYYQN; this comes from the coding sequence ATGAACTACAAAGACACCTTATTAATGCCGAAAACAGAATTCCCAATGAGAGGGAACTTGCCGAACAAAGAACCTGAAATCCAAGAGAAGTGGGAAGAGAAAGACATCTATCAAATGGTTTTAGAGCGGACTAAAGGACGCCCGACGTTTATTTTGCATGATGGACCTCCATATGCGAATGGTGACATTCATATGGGGCATGCACTCAATAAAATCCTAAAAGATTTTATCGTCCGTTTTAAATCAATGAACGGGTATCACGCACCGTACGTACCAGGCTGGGATACACACGGCTTACCAATTGAAACAGCTCTCACGAAAAATAAAAAAGTAAAACGCAAAGAAATGTCTACAGCAGAATTCCGCAAACTATGCGAGGAGTATGCTTGGAAGCAAATTGAAGGCCAGCGCAACCAGTTTAAGCGATTAGGCATCAGAGCAGACTGGGACAATCCATATGTCACATTAAAGCCTGAATACGAAGCGCAGCAAATCCTTGTCTTTGGTGAAATGGCGAAGAGAGGCTATATCTATAAAGGATTAAAGCCTGTTAACTGGTCTCCTTCAAGTGAATCAGCCCTCGCTGAAGCGGAAATTGAATATAAAGACAAACGTTCACCATCCATTTACGTTTCGTTTAAAGTAAAAGATGGCAAAGGTGTTCTTGAAAATGGCGAACAATTCATTATCTGGACAACAACCCCTTGGACGCTTCCTGCAAACCTTGGCATTTGTGTTCATCCAAACTTAGAGTACAGTGTTCTTCAAGTCGGTGCTGAGCGTTATGTCGTTGCATCTGAACTGGTTGAACAAGTGGCAAAAACACTCGGCTTTGAAGAGTATGAAGTCGTGAAAATGCTAAAAGGAAAAGAATTAGACACCATCGTTGCAGAGCATCCGATCTATGGTAGAGATTCTCTTGTGATGCTTGGCGATCACGTGACAACTGATGCAGGAACAGGCTGTGTTCACACAGCTCCAGGACACGGAGAAGATGACTTTATTGTCAGTATGAAATACGGTCTTGATGTGCTCTGTCCAGTAGATGAAAAAGGTGTGATGACAGAGGAGGCGCCTGGTTTTGAAGGACTATTTTACGAGGATGCCAATAAAGCCATTACAGAACAGCTTGAAGCAAAAGGCGCGCTGAAAAAGCTCGACTTTATCACGCACTCTTATCCGCATGACTGGAGAACGAAAAAACCAACGATTTATCGTGCGACAGCTCAGTGGTTTGCATCCATTAAAGATTTTAGAGAAGCGTTATTAGACAATATTAAAGAAACGAAATGGGTTCCAGCATGGGGCGAAACACGCCTGTTCAATATGGTGCGTGACAGAGGTGACTGGTGCATTTCAAGACAGCGTGTATGGGGTGTTCCAATTCCGGTCTTTTATGCGGAAAATGGGGAGCCGATCATCACGGACGAAACCATTCAGCATGTATCTCAATTATTTAGAGAGCATGGCTCAAATATTTGGTTTGAAAAAGAAGCGAAAGAGCTATTGCCGGAAGGCTTTACACATCCAGGCAGCCCGAATGGTGAATTCACAAAAGAACAGGACATCATGGATGTATGGTTTGATTCCGGTTCTTCTCACCAAGCTGTTTTAGAGGAAAGAGATGACCTAGTCCGTCCGGCAGATCTTTACCTTGAAGGCTCTGACCAATATCGCGGCTGGTTTAACTCCTCTTTATCAACAGCAGTTGCTGTCACTGGAAAAGCACCATATAAAGGTGTCCTAAGCCATGGCTTCACGCTTGATAAAGAAGGGCGTAAGATGAGTAAATCATTAGGCAATACGATTGACCCAACGAAGGTCGCCAAGCAGCTTGGTGCGGAGATTCTTAGACTTTGGGTATCTTCTGTCAACTATCAAGCCGATCATCCAGTGTCTGATGATATTTTGAAACAAGTAGCAGAAGTCTATCGTAAGATCCGTAACACCTTCCGCTTCCTGCATGGAAACCTATTTGACTTTGACCCAGCAGTTAACGCCGTGCCAGTAGAAGAGCTTCGCGAAGTGGATCAATACATCATGATCAAATTAAACAAATTGATTGATAAAGTGAAAAAAGCTTATGATGATTACGAATTTGCGGTCGTTTATCATGCGATTCACAATTTCTGTACGATTGAGCTCAGCTCTTTCTATCTCGATTTTGCAAAGGATGTCGTCTACATTGAGCATGCGGATCATCCAGACCGCCGTAGCATGCAGACGGTCTTCTACGAAACATTAATGGCTTTAGTGAAGCTGACTGCCCCAATTCTTCCGCATACCGCAGATGAATTATGGAGCCACTTAAGCTTTGTTGAAGAGCCAAGTGTTCAGTTAACAGATATGCCAGAGGGTGCGCTAGTTCCTCAAGCTGAAGCGACAGAAGCGAAGTTTGACCGCTTTATGGAAGTACGTGATGATGTGCTAAAAGCACTTGAGATTGCGCGTAACGAGAAAGTCATCGGACGTTCACTTGAAGCAAGTGTGACGCTTTATGCGACAGCTGAAGTGAAAAATCTTCTTGCATCTATTAAAGAAGATGTAAAGCAGCTCTTTATCATCTCTGAATTAACCGTAGAAGATGAGCAGCATGCAGATACATCAGCACCTGAATATGCCTCAGGACGAATTGTGGTTCAAAAAGCAGAAGGAGAACTGTGCGAACGTTCCCGCATTATTTCAAAAGACGTTGGTGCAAATCCGAAATACCCAACATTGTCGCTGAAAAATGCTGAAATCGTGGAGAAATATTACCAGAATTAA
- a CDS encoding TraR/DksA family transcriptional regulator: MNGDLETIYTELLQMKEELQSKLFEYASFRSPAEHVTLNEVKTTTLLYHIKEELQDVSLAIAKIEQGTYGICEATGDVIPLEQMSILPTARTADDFLYHKQYEKKAFTYPYESNDSHFEAFHM, translated from the coding sequence ATGAATGGCGATCTAGAGACGATTTACACGGAACTCCTTCAAATGAAAGAAGAGCTGCAATCTAAACTGTTTGAATACGCATCATTTCGTTCACCCGCTGAGCATGTCACATTGAATGAGGTCAAAACGACCACGCTTCTTTATCACATCAAAGAAGAGCTGCAAGATGTGTCTCTCGCTATTGCAAAAATCGAACAAGGAACCTATGGCATATGTGAGGCAACAGGAGATGTGATTCCGCTTGAACAAATGAGTATTCTTCCTACCGCCCGCACGGCTGATGACTTTTTATATCATAAGCAATACGAGAAAAAAGCATTCACTTATCCTTATGAATCAAATGATTCTCATTTTGAAGCCTTCCACATGTAG
- a CDS encoding YggS family pyridoxal phosphate-dependent enzyme has product MNVRENLRQINEQIHEACKRAGRQPADVSVVAVTKYVSIERALEAKEAGIMHFGENRDQGLLEKQAAITDENISWHFIGSLQTRKVKSVIQTIDYLHSLDRMSLANEIEKRADHTVRCFVQVNTSLEESKHGLKSEDVIPFVKQLADFKQIEIAGLMTMAPFTDDHTMIRNCFKTLKNLREEVKHLNQVNAPCQHLSMGMSNDFEIAIEEGATFVRIGSSLVGNETGGA; this is encoded by the coding sequence TTGAATGTACGAGAGAATCTCAGACAAATAAATGAACAAATACACGAAGCATGTAAAAGAGCCGGTAGACAACCAGCAGATGTATCAGTCGTCGCTGTGACAAAATATGTCTCGATTGAACGAGCACTAGAAGCCAAGGAAGCAGGGATCATGCACTTTGGTGAAAATCGTGACCAAGGGTTACTTGAAAAACAGGCGGCCATAACCGATGAAAACATTAGTTGGCACTTCATCGGCAGTTTACAGACGCGAAAAGTGAAATCTGTCATTCAGACAATCGACTATTTACATTCGCTCGACAGGATGTCTCTTGCGAATGAAATTGAAAAAAGAGCGGATCACACAGTTCGCTGTTTTGTACAAGTGAACACATCACTTGAGGAGTCAAAACACGGCTTGAAAAGTGAAGACGTCATTCCATTTGTGAAGCAGCTTGCTGATTTCAAACAGATTGAAATTGCTGGACTGATGACAATGGCTCCATTTACAGATGATCACACTATGATTCGAAACTGTTTTAAAACATTAAAAAACCTTCGAGAAGAAGTAAAACATCTTAACCAAGTAAATGCACCTTGTCAGCATTTATCGATGGGCATGTCAAATGATTTTGAAATCGCAATTGAAGAAGGTGCGACATTCGTTCGGATTGGCTCTTCACTTGTTGGAAATGAAACAGGAGGTGCGTGA
- a CDS encoding PTS glucitol/sorbitol transporter subunit IIB, with protein sequence MTNHKVFVAKGAGGWGEGLELEPTGKRRKVVSITGGGIHPVARKIAEMTGTEACDGFKNSIPEDEMMCVVIDCGGTARIGLYPMKRIPTVDVLASSPSGPLAKHITEDIFVSGVTEKDIFYAEASDGEAKAEGQENSESIDKENFKETYAKLKEENIERQEKGNFLMRFSRGIGKVTGTFYQAGRDSVDMLLKNIIPFMAFVSMLIGIINYTKIGDLIAHFLSPLAGSIWGLLLLVVICTLPFLSPVLGPGAVIAQVIGVLIGSQIALGNIPPQFALPALFAINGQVGCDFIPVGLSLGEAKPETVQYGVPAVLYSRLITGVLSVLIAYVASFGMY encoded by the coding sequence ATGACAAACCACAAAGTATTTGTTGCAAAAGGTGCTGGCGGATGGGGAGAAGGCTTAGAGCTTGAACCAACTGGTAAACGAAGAAAAGTTGTTTCCATTACAGGGGGAGGTATTCACCCGGTTGCACGTAAAATTGCAGAAATGACAGGGACAGAAGCATGTGACGGCTTTAAAAACTCGATACCAGAAGATGAAATGATGTGTGTTGTCATTGACTGCGGGGGAACAGCGCGAATTGGACTTTATCCAATGAAACGTATTCCTACTGTAGACGTTTTGGCATCCTCTCCTTCTGGACCGCTTGCTAAACATATTACAGAAGATATCTTTGTATCAGGCGTAACCGAAAAAGATATTTTCTATGCAGAAGCATCTGATGGTGAGGCGAAAGCAGAAGGTCAGGAAAACAGTGAGTCGATTGACAAAGAGAATTTCAAAGAAACGTATGCAAAGCTGAAAGAGGAAAATATCGAGCGACAGGAAAAAGGCAATTTTCTTATGAGATTCTCACGAGGAATCGGGAAAGTCACCGGTACGTTCTACCAGGCCGGCCGTGATTCTGTTGATATGCTTTTGAAAAACATTATTCCATTCATGGCATTTGTCAGTATGTTAATTGGAATAATCAATTATACAAAAATCGGTGATTTGATTGCTCATTTTCTATCACCTTTGGCAGGATCTATTTGGGGCCTTTTACTGCTCGTTGTGATCTGTACACTGCCGTTCTTATCACCTGTCTTAGGACCTGGAGCAGTCATTGCCCAAGTCATCGGTGTTCTCATTGGTAGTCAAATTGCACTGGGAAATATTCCGCCTCAATTTGCACTTCCTGCACTATTTGCCATCAACGGTCAAGTAGGGTGTGATTTTATTCCAGTGGGGCTGTCACTTGGTGAAGCGAAACCGGAAACGGTACAATACGGGGTGCCAGCTGTTTTGTATAGCCGTCTCATTACAGGGGTTCTATCTGTTCTGATCGCTTACGTTGCCAGCTTCGGTATGTATTAA
- the pgeF gene encoding peptidoglycan editing factor PgeF — translation MTHKYDPFQQKSPYAMTIHDWTNMTCSGKEVLAGFTTKNGGFSLPPYQSLNTGLHVGDDASSVQMNRQVIADAAAVPLSDWVFADQTHEDRILKVTKEQRGRGSLHYHEALPGTDGLYTSETNMMLALCFADCVPLYFLAPQNGFIGTAHAGWKGTVKQIGAKMVDVWVTQEGAKADHIQVVIGPSIGSCCYIVDDAVMDQVKQLPFSTEDVYSEISPGQYKIDLKTLNKNVLLHAGIKEENIHVSSMCTSCNDQLFFSHRRDQGKTGRMMSFVGFKEA, via the coding sequence TTGACACACAAATATGACCCCTTTCAGCAGAAATCACCATATGCAATGACCATTCATGATTGGACGAACATGACATGTTCTGGTAAAGAGGTATTGGCAGGGTTTACCACAAAAAATGGCGGCTTCAGCCTACCTCCATATCAATCATTGAACACTGGACTCCACGTAGGAGATGATGCTTCTAGTGTTCAAATGAATCGTCAAGTCATAGCAGATGCTGCTGCTGTGCCGCTCTCTGATTGGGTGTTTGCAGACCAAACACACGAGGATCGCATTCTGAAAGTCACCAAGGAGCAAAGAGGAAGAGGAAGTCTTCATTATCATGAGGCACTGCCTGGTACAGACGGTTTATATACGTCTGAGACGAACATGATGCTCGCTCTTTGTTTCGCTGATTGTGTTCCGCTTTATTTTCTAGCTCCGCAAAACGGATTCATTGGAACGGCTCATGCCGGCTGGAAAGGAACCGTCAAGCAAATTGGTGCAAAGATGGTTGATGTATGGGTCACCCAAGAAGGTGCCAAGGCCGATCATATTCAAGTCGTCATTGGACCATCCATTGGCAGCTGCTGCTACATAGTCGATGACGCAGTCATGGATCAAGTAAAACAGCTTCCTTTTTCAACAGAGGATGTGTATTCCGAGATTTCACCAGGACAATATAAAATTGATTTGAAAACATTAAACAAAAACGTATTGCTTCATGCAGGAATAAAAGAAGAAAACATACATGTCAGTTCGATGTGCACAAGCTGCAATGATCAGCTTTTCTTCTCACACCGGCGTGATCAAGGGAAAACAGGACGTATGATGTCTTTTGTCGGGTTTAAGGAGGCATAA
- a CDS encoding YlmC/YmxH family sporulation protein yields the protein MISISEFQIKDVVDVSSGKKLGTIGDIDINVTSGKIQAIMIGGTGKMMGFFGKEEEMIVPWRNIVKIGEDVILVRLSS from the coding sequence ATGATCAGTATTTCTGAATTCCAAATCAAGGATGTCGTCGATGTATCCAGCGGGAAAAAACTAGGCACCATTGGGGACATTGATATTAATGTTACAAGCGGCAAAATACAAGCGATTATGATTGGCGGCACAGGTAAAATGATGGGATTTTTCGGAAAAGAAGAGGAAATGATCGTCCCTTGGCGAAATATAGTAAAAATTGGCGAAGATGTGATACTTGTCCGATTGTCTTCTTAA
- a CDS encoding DivIVA domain-containing protein, whose product MPLTPNDIHNKTFTKSFRGYDEDEVNEFLSQVRKDYEIVLRKKSELEDKVNELDERLGHFATIEETLNKSILVAQEAAEDVKRHSDKEAKLIIREAEKNADRIINEALSKSRKIAMEIEELKKQSKVFRTRFQMLIEAQLDLLKNDDWDHLLEYEVDAVFDEKE is encoded by the coding sequence TTGCCATTAACACCTAATGATATTCATAATAAAACGTTCACAAAAAGCTTCCGCGGCTATGACGAAGATGAAGTAAACGAGTTTTTAAGCCAAGTACGTAAAGACTACGAGATCGTACTTCGTAAAAAAAGCGAGCTCGAAGATAAAGTAAACGAGCTTGACGAAAGACTAGGTCATTTTGCCACAATTGAAGAGACATTAAACAAATCAATTCTTGTCGCGCAGGAAGCAGCAGAAGACGTCAAGCGTCATTCGGATAAAGAAGCAAAATTGATTATTCGTGAAGCAGAGAAAAATGCAGACCGTATTATCAACGAAGCGCTGTCAAAATCAAGAAAGATTGCAATGGAAATTGAAGAGCTGAAGAAACAGTCGAAGGTCTTTAGAACGCGCTTCCAAATGCTTATCGAAGCGCAGCTTGATCTTCTGAAAAATGACGATTGGGATCATTTACTGGAATATGAAGTAGATGCTGTCTTTGACGAAAAAGAATAA
- a CDS encoding PTS glucitol/sorbitol transporter subunit IIA produces MVTQSVVKEIGILVPQFKEDKLIVLFGPAAPQELRDMSVIHEFEHLEEEPLKLGGTIQVGDQTYTITALGNKANDNFKELGHISIYFQEPLDDVLPGAVFASPHTFPDIKEGVRIEIS; encoded by the coding sequence ATGGTCACACAATCTGTTGTAAAAGAAATTGGGATCTTAGTCCCGCAATTTAAAGAAGATAAGCTGATTGTTTTATTTGGACCCGCAGCGCCGCAGGAATTAAGAGATATGTCTGTCATTCATGAGTTCGAACATCTAGAAGAAGAGCCGCTGAAGCTAGGCGGAACCATTCAAGTGGGCGATCAAACGTACACGATCACAGCTCTCGGCAATAAAGCAAATGACAACTTTAAAGAGCTCGGCCATATTTCGATCTACTTTCAAGAGCCGCTTGATGATGTATTACCAGGAGCTGTTTTTGCATCCCCGCACACGTTTCCTGATATAAAAGAAGGCGTACGAATTGAAATTTCTTAA
- a CDS encoding YggT family protein produces MILYYIFQLLQTVLTIYSFAIIIYIFMSWVPSARETVVGRFLTNICEPYLEPFRKIIPPIGMIDISPIVALLVIRFASSYGLTGLYNMIVRFM; encoded by the coding sequence GTGATTCTATATTACATTTTCCAGCTTTTACAGACTGTATTAACGATTTACTCATTCGCGATTATTATTTACATCTTTATGTCATGGGTGCCATCTGCAAGAGAAACTGTAGTTGGCCGTTTTCTGACAAACATTTGCGAACCATATTTAGAACCATTTCGTAAAATTATTCCACCAATCGGCATGATTGACATCTCGCCGATTGTGGCATTGCTTGTGATTCGTTTTGCATCATCATATGGACTAACGGGTCTTTACAATATGATTGTGCGCTTCATGTAA